One region of Coraliomargarita parva genomic DNA includes:
- a CDS encoding GTP-binding protein, giving the protein MSESPIVYLIYGIPGSGRREVLFDLIEGGVAPGSQVLYFKPEGEAAAAHDEQIEALDNVSVVPWQLKDGKVAHGKITAAPETILFIAPGDSDPADVAEALQNWSSHNQCELGRILTVVHSSFLMAEPKAQAWFDACIHFSDVVLLNRREEVDNKWVQSFEERYRKLCYPCRFILVKRGRVPNPPEVLNPEARRLSLFFDTLIPIEEDGLEGDELPEDQKPDKYIERLESGQRAYPVPDIRKWLKAE; this is encoded by the coding sequence ATGTCCGAATCACCTATCGTTTATCTCATCTACGGCATACCCGGTTCCGGACGCCGCGAAGTGCTGTTCGACTTGATCGAGGGAGGAGTCGCTCCCGGCTCACAAGTCCTCTATTTCAAGCCGGAGGGCGAAGCCGCCGCGGCCCATGATGAACAGATCGAAGCGCTGGACAATGTATCGGTCGTTCCCTGGCAGTTGAAGGACGGAAAAGTGGCCCATGGCAAGATCACGGCGGCCCCCGAAACCATCCTCTTCATCGCCCCCGGCGACAGTGATCCGGCCGATGTGGCGGAAGCCCTGCAAAACTGGTCAAGTCACAACCAATGCGAACTGGGCCGCATCCTGACCGTCGTGCATAGCAGCTTTCTTATGGCCGAACCCAAGGCCCAGGCCTGGTTCGATGCCTGCATCCATTTTTCCGATGTCGTCCTGCTCAACCGTCGTGAAGAGGTCGACAACAAATGGGTCCAGTCTTTCGAGGAGCGCTATCGTAAGCTCTGCTACCCTTGCCGTTTCATTCTGGTCAAGCGTGGCCGCGTCCCCAATCCCCCCGAAGTGCTGAACCCGGAAGCCCGCCGTTTGTCCCTCTTCTTCGATACGCTCATTCCGATCGAGGAGGACGGACTGGAAGGTGACGAGCTGCCCGAAGACCAAAAGCCGGATAAGTACATCGAACGGCTTGAAAGCGGTCAACGCGCCTACCCGGTACCGGATATCCGGAAGTGGTTGAAAGCGGAATAA
- the aroC gene encoding chorismate synthase has translation MGNTFGTLFRISTWGESHGGGIGVVIDGCPPRLPLSVEEIQFELDRRRPGQSDITTPRKESDTASIVSGVYEGLTLGTPIAIYVPNGDQRPSAYSEMKDKFRPSHADFTYQTKFGIRNHEGGGRSSARETIGRVAAGAIAKKILKLAGDIEIRAYITRVHDIEATITDFPTLEQVEANPVRCPDPVAAEKMADRIREVRAEGDSVGGLIECRVRNLPVGLGVPVFDRLEADLAKAMLSLPATKAFEVGSGFDGSLMKGSEHNDIFVNKDGKVGTATNRSGGVQGGISNGEELVFRVAFKPTATLIQKQATVDKDGNETELMGRGRHDPCVVPRAVPIVESMAALVLVDHWMRHKAQCEAFDVQGS, from the coding sequence ATGGGTAATACCTTCGGAACACTTTTTCGTATCTCGACCTGGGGCGAAAGCCACGGGGGCGGCATCGGCGTCGTGATTGACGGCTGCCCGCCGCGCCTGCCCCTGTCCGTCGAGGAAATCCAGTTTGAACTGGACCGCCGCCGTCCCGGCCAAAGCGATATCACCACGCCCCGCAAGGAAAGCGACACCGCCAGCATCGTCTCCGGCGTCTACGAAGGCCTGACGCTCGGCACACCGATCGCCATCTATGTCCCCAATGGAGACCAGCGTCCGTCCGCCTATTCGGAGATGAAGGACAAGTTCCGCCCCTCCCACGCAGACTTCACTTACCAGACCAAATTCGGCATCCGCAACCATGAGGGTGGCGGCCGCTCTTCTGCCCGTGAAACCATCGGCCGCGTGGCCGCAGGCGCCATCGCCAAGAAGATCCTGAAATTGGCCGGCGATATCGAAATCCGCGCCTACATTACACGGGTACACGACATCGAAGCCACCATCACTGACTTTCCCACATTGGAACAGGTGGAAGCCAACCCGGTGCGCTGCCCCGACCCGGTAGCCGCCGAAAAGATGGCCGATCGCATCCGCGAGGTCCGGGCCGAAGGCGACTCGGTCGGCGGCCTGATCGAGTGCCGCGTGCGCAATCTGCCGGTCGGCCTCGGCGTACCGGTCTTTGACCGTCTCGAAGCGGATCTCGCCAAGGCCATGCTCTCCCTGCCCGCCACCAAGGCCTTCGAGGTCGGCAGCGGCTTCGACGGCAGCCTGATGAAGGGCTCCGAACACAACGATATCTTCGTCAACAAGGACGGCAAGGTCGGCACCGCCACCAACCGCTCCGGCGGTGTCCAGGGCGGCATCAGCAACGGGGAGGAACTGGTCTTCCGCGTCGCCTTCAAGCCCACGGCCACCCTCATCCAGAAGCAGGCCACAGTTGATAAGGACGGCAATGAGACCGAACTGATGGGCCGTGGACGCCACGACCCCTGCGTCGTGCCCCGTGCCGTGCCCATTGTCGAATCCATGGCCGCACTCGTACTCGTCGACCACTGGATGCGCCACAAGGCCCAGTGCGAGGCGTTCGATGTTCAAGGTTCCTAG
- a CDS encoding DUF4197 domain-containing protein — protein MRYLSITVLSLLPLAVVHADFSSWKDKALSVFREAEPELTGTAFSSAEDLAKALREALAVSAERALTELSQAGGFADSDAYRIPLPKSVESLRKPLSLVKREDLLDNFQATLNRAAEKGVESSPVVVKHAIETLTLEDLNELWKGEDDAITRFLEKKSRDELAIQMLPLISEATEASGATRSYKALQSALPEEGDGSFLGKVSTWTGIGAKDFDLDDYVNEKALDALFAAMAAEEKAIREDPAAQTTKLLKQLFGK, from the coding sequence ATGAGATACCTCTCCATTACAGTCCTGTCTCTTTTGCCTCTGGCCGTGGTTCACGCCGATTTTTCCTCTTGGAAGGACAAGGCGCTGTCGGTTTTCCGGGAAGCCGAGCCTGAGTTGACCGGCACCGCATTTAGCAGTGCCGAAGATTTGGCCAAGGCCTTGCGTGAAGCCCTTGCGGTTTCCGCCGAACGGGCATTGACCGAACTGAGCCAGGCGGGGGGCTTTGCGGACTCGGATGCTTACCGTATCCCCTTGCCGAAATCGGTCGAAAGCCTGCGCAAGCCATTGAGTCTGGTGAAGCGTGAAGACCTGCTGGATAACTTTCAGGCGACCCTTAACCGTGCCGCGGAGAAGGGGGTGGAGTCCTCGCCGGTTGTGGTCAAGCACGCGATCGAGACGCTGACACTGGAGGATCTCAACGAACTGTGGAAGGGGGAGGACGATGCCATCACCCGTTTTCTTGAAAAGAAGTCGCGAGACGAGTTGGCGATTCAAATGTTGCCCCTGATCAGCGAAGCGACCGAGGCCTCGGGCGCGACCCGCAGTTACAAGGCGCTGCAGTCGGCGCTTCCGGAAGAGGGGGATGGGAGTTTTCTGGGGAAGGTCAGCACCTGGACCGGGATCGGGGCCAAGGACTTCGATCTCGACGACTATGTGAACGAAAAGGCCCTGGACGCACTCTTCGCGGCCATGGCGGCCGAGGAGAAAGCGATTCGCGAAGATCCCGCAGCCCAGACGACCAAGCTCTTGAAGCAGCTGTTCGGGAAGTAG
- the xylA gene encoding xylose isomerase, translating into MQKYFNCEKVQYEGPESKNPLAFKHYNPEELVDGKSMKEHLRFAGAYWHTMRNALADPFGAGTAQTPWDDGSNSIENALKRVDVFFEFLEIMGMEYYCWHDRDIAPELNDLAASNKALDAVVAKLKEKQAETGVKLLWGTACLFSHPRYAHGGATSPDLNAFTYAAAQVKKAMECTKELDGLGYTFWGGREGYASLLNTNMKRELDHLAAFLHMAVDHAKKIGFEGPFYIEPKPREPSTHQYDSDAAACLNFLREYGLMDKFRLNIETNHATLAGHTMEHELTVAANAGMLGSIDANRGDPLIGWDTDQFPTDIYGTTQVMMVVLGMGGFKTGGLNFDAKRRRESHDPLDLIHAHIGGMDTFARGLKIAHAIREDGRLADFVQKRYSSFDSELGKKIESGACSFDELEKLALNGGEPTLTSGRQEMLENLINEFI; encoded by the coding sequence ATGCAAAAATACTTCAACTGCGAAAAGGTCCAATACGAAGGCCCCGAATCCAAGAACCCGCTTGCCTTCAAGCATTACAACCCTGAGGAGCTGGTTGACGGCAAATCCATGAAAGAGCACCTGCGCTTTGCGGGGGCCTACTGGCACACGATGCGCAACGCACTCGCCGACCCATTCGGCGCAGGCACCGCACAGACGCCATGGGACGATGGCTCCAATTCCATTGAAAATGCGCTGAAGCGGGTCGATGTCTTCTTCGAGTTTCTCGAAATCATGGGCATGGAGTACTACTGCTGGCACGACCGCGATATTGCTCCGGAGCTCAACGACCTGGCGGCCTCCAACAAGGCACTGGACGCTGTGGTTGCCAAACTCAAGGAGAAGCAAGCCGAGACTGGCGTGAAGCTCCTATGGGGAACGGCCTGCCTCTTTTCCCACCCGCGCTATGCACACGGCGGCGCCACGTCTCCGGACCTGAATGCCTTCACCTACGCGGCAGCCCAGGTCAAGAAGGCCATGGAATGCACGAAGGAACTGGACGGTCTGGGCTACACCTTCTGGGGAGGACGTGAAGGCTATGCCAGCCTGCTCAACACGAACATGAAACGTGAGCTCGACCATCTTGCCGCATTTCTGCACATGGCCGTCGATCACGCCAAGAAGATCGGCTTTGAAGGCCCCTTCTACATCGAACCGAAACCACGTGAGCCCTCCACCCACCAGTACGATAGTGACGCCGCGGCCTGCCTGAACTTCCTGCGCGAGTACGGACTGATGGACAAGTTCCGCCTCAATATCGAAACCAATCACGCCACCCTCGCCGGACATACCATGGAGCACGAATTGACCGTGGCGGCCAACGCGGGCATGCTGGGCAGCATCGACGCCAACCGCGGGGACCCGCTGATTGGGTGGGACACCGACCAGTTCCCGACCGATATCTACGGAACCACACAGGTAATGATGGTGGTACTCGGAATGGGCGGCTTCAAAACCGGCGGCCTCAACTTTGACGCCAAACGCCGCCGCGAATCGCATGATCCTCTGGATCTGATCCATGCTCATATAGGTGGTATGGATACCTTCGCCCGCGGTCTGAAAATCGCCCACGCCATCCGCGAAGACGGCCGCCTCGCCGACTTTGTCCAGAAGCGCTACAGCAGTTTCGATTCGGAGCTGGGCAAGAAGATCGAATCCGGGGCCTGCAGCTTTGACGAGCTGGAAAAACTCGCACTGAACGGTGGCGAACCGACACTTACCAGCGGTCGTCAGGAGATGCTCGAAAACTTGATCAACGAGTTCATCTAA
- a CDS encoding SDR family NAD(P)-dependent oxidoreductase — translation MKIDTASFLSFAGKTVLVTGSSRNLGLTIAAAFVEAGARVILHGSEANLKTAHAQLIETYAEAELMLSSFDLGDPSAIEAAFDELESKGWMPDVLVNNAAHLGLGDSGFLEQSPDFFREVLEVNLFGAFRCAQLTAQWLQTKGGGAIVNISSLAGHQGIYGRSAYNISKAALDGMTRAMAQELSSFGIRVNSLILGYVWTERWNHLADGVEARRRKNVPSAAPSSQEEIARTVLFLASDSAPTLVGSQVLLDGGMGIQQLPRDIGV, via the coding sequence ATGAAAATTGATACCGCATCCTTCCTGTCTTTCGCCGGCAAGACTGTCTTGGTCACCGGTTCCTCCCGTAACCTTGGCCTGACGATTGCCGCGGCCTTTGTTGAAGCCGGAGCCCGTGTTATTTTACACGGTTCCGAAGCCAACCTGAAAACGGCACATGCGCAGCTCATCGAGACCTACGCCGAAGCCGAACTGATGTTGTCGAGTTTCGACTTGGGCGATCCATCCGCGATTGAGGCTGCTTTCGACGAGCTTGAATCGAAGGGCTGGATGCCGGATGTCCTCGTAAACAATGCCGCGCATCTCGGTTTGGGGGATTCCGGCTTTCTTGAGCAAAGCCCGGATTTTTTCCGTGAAGTTTTGGAGGTGAATCTCTTCGGCGCTTTCCGCTGTGCGCAACTGACTGCTCAATGGCTTCAGACAAAGGGTGGGGGTGCCATTGTGAATATTTCCTCCTTGGCCGGGCATCAGGGAATTTATGGACGGAGTGCCTATAACATCAGCAAGGCGGCTCTGGATGGCATGACCCGAGCCATGGCACAGGAGCTTTCATCGTTTGGTATTCGGGTGAACTCGCTCATTCTGGGATACGTCTGGACCGAGCGCTGGAATCATCTGGCTGACGGCGTTGAAGCTCGCCGAAGGAAGAATGTGCCTTCAGCCGCCCCCAGTTCGCAGGAGGAAATCGCCCGGACGGTGCTCTTCCTTGCATCGGATTCCGCTCCCACACTCGTCGGTTCTCAGGTCCTGCTGGATGGAGGAATGGGGATACAGCAACTCCCACGGGATATCGGAGTTTGA
- a CDS encoding xylulokinase — protein MLSLGLDASTQSCSALVIDTATGTIVADASINFGQQLPQYKAPSGFIPDGAGGEVHSDPRMWLDALELLLEELSGQCDLSKVAAVSGAGQQHGSVYLNASWFQVVGSLSPNSSLAEQIQPSLSRLTSPIWMDTSTGEECREIAEAVGGNSSVCAKSGSVAIERFTGPQIRRFYKTAPQAYDETARIHLVSSFLCSVLCGADAPIDTGDGAGMNLLNIASWQWDPELLEATAPNLAAKLPGVVPGATAVGKIAPYFIEKFGFSEGTPVTVFSGDNPSSLVGMGAGEPGKVVISLGTSDTFFAAMQDVVADPQGYGHVFGNPLGGSMSLQCFVNGSLAREAVKDKLGYDWEQFTAAFERTEAGNKGNFMVPFFRPEISPRIDLEAPILKGSQTFERWNDADLAIRACVEGQFLNMKLRSEWMELKPEVIYLTGGASKNDAIAQVVADIFQAKVQRLAVSGSVALGAALRAAHNHLNCDMKELVAAFCQPEPDSIIESKVGPDTYRESLSVFSKLLPGKQTSS, from the coding sequence ATGCTATCCCTCGGACTCGACGCTTCCACCCAGAGCTGTTCCGCGCTGGTCATTGACACCGCCACCGGCACCATCGTGGCCGATGCCAGCATCAACTTTGGTCAACAACTACCACAGTATAAGGCCCCGTCCGGCTTCATTCCGGATGGGGCCGGTGGCGAAGTGCATTCCGATCCCCGGATGTGGCTGGATGCGCTGGAGCTGCTACTTGAGGAACTAAGCGGGCAATGCGACCTATCAAAAGTTGCAGCGGTCTCAGGTGCGGGCCAGCAGCATGGGTCGGTTTACCTGAATGCATCCTGGTTCCAGGTCGTCGGGTCACTCTCGCCGAACAGCTCGCTTGCGGAACAGATACAGCCCAGCCTGAGCCGTCTCACCTCCCCGATCTGGATGGATACTTCCACCGGAGAGGAATGCCGCGAGATCGCCGAAGCCGTCGGTGGCAACTCGAGTGTGTGCGCCAAATCCGGCTCAGTCGCAATCGAGCGCTTCACCGGACCACAGATACGGCGTTTCTATAAGACCGCCCCACAGGCCTACGACGAAACCGCACGCATTCATCTGGTCAGCTCTTTCCTGTGTTCGGTCCTCTGCGGTGCCGACGCACCGATCGATACCGGAGACGGGGCCGGCATGAACCTGCTGAATATTGCATCCTGGCAATGGGACCCGGAACTACTGGAAGCAACGGCACCGAATCTGGCGGCGAAGCTCCCCGGAGTCGTGCCGGGTGCGACCGCAGTGGGCAAGATCGCTCCCTACTTTATTGAGAAATTCGGTTTCAGCGAAGGCACGCCCGTGACTGTGTTCTCCGGCGACAACCCCAGCAGTCTCGTCGGCATGGGCGCCGGAGAACCCGGCAAAGTTGTCATCTCTCTGGGCACCTCCGATACGTTTTTCGCCGCCATGCAGGATGTCGTCGCCGACCCTCAAGGCTACGGTCACGTCTTCGGCAATCCACTCGGAGGCTCCATGTCGCTGCAATGCTTCGTCAATGGCTCTCTGGCCCGTGAAGCAGTGAAGGACAAGCTCGGCTACGACTGGGAACAGTTCACTGCCGCATTTGAACGGACCGAAGCGGGCAACAAGGGAAACTTCATGGTCCCCTTCTTCCGTCCCGAAATCAGCCCGCGCATCGACCTTGAAGCTCCAATCTTGAAAGGCAGCCAAACCTTTGAGCGTTGGAACGACGCCGACCTCGCGATTCGCGCCTGCGTCGAAGGCCAGTTCCTCAACATGAAACTGCGCAGCGAGTGGATGGAACTGAAACCGGAAGTCATCTACCTGACCGGAGGCGCGTCCAAGAACGATGCGATTGCCCAAGTCGTGGCCGACATCTTTCAAGCCAAAGTCCAGCGTCTTGCCGTCAGTGGCTCGGTTGCACTTGGAGCCGCCCTGCGCGCAGCCCACAATCACCTCAACTGCGACATGAAAGAATTGGTCGCCGCGTTCTGCCAACCGGAACCGGATAGTATCATCGAGTCGAAGGTGGGACCTGATACCTACCGTGAATCGCTTTCTGTTTTCTCAAAATTGCTCCCCGGCAAGCAAACTTCGAGCTAA
- a CDS encoding alkene reductase, whose translation MSTQSTTTSPLLTPVRIGAWDLPNRMIMAPLTRCRAGEGRVPNELMAEYYAQRASAGLIISEATSVDPMGVGYPDTPGIWSDEQVEGWKHVTDAVHAQGGRIVLQLWHVGRISDPMYLDGQLPVAPSAVKPAGHVSLVRPMKGFETPRALELDEIKAIVEAYRKGAENAKKAGFDGVELHGANGYLLDQFLQDSTNRRSDEYGGSIENRARLMLEAVDAAISVWGPERVGLHISPKCDTHDMGDSDPEATFGYIAQAMKERGIAFIFARESQEAPQLSPKLKEIFGGPYIANQQLDQATAESILEKGEADACAWGQQFIATPDLVRRFAEGLPLNEPNPDTFYASGEEGYTDYPFAS comes from the coding sequence ATGAGCACACAAAGCACAACTACATCGCCACTTCTCACTCCTGTCCGTATCGGTGCCTGGGATCTCCCCAACCGTATGATCATGGCACCACTCACCCGCTGCCGTGCCGGCGAAGGCCGGGTGCCGAATGAGCTGATGGCCGAGTATTATGCCCAGCGCGCCAGCGCCGGCCTCATCATTTCCGAGGCAACCTCGGTCGACCCGATGGGGGTCGGCTATCCCGACACGCCGGGCATCTGGTCGGACGAGCAAGTCGAGGGTTGGAAACATGTAACGGATGCCGTCCATGCCCAAGGCGGCCGTATTGTCCTGCAGCTCTGGCACGTGGGCCGCATCTCGGATCCGATGTATCTGGACGGTCAACTTCCGGTCGCACCCAGCGCCGTCAAGCCTGCCGGCCATGTCAGCTTGGTCCGCCCGATGAAGGGTTTTGAAACACCGCGTGCCCTGGAGCTCGACGAAATCAAGGCGATCGTTGAAGCCTACCGTAAGGGCGCGGAGAACGCGAAGAAGGCTGGCTTTGATGGTGTCGAGCTTCACGGTGCCAACGGCTACCTGCTCGACCAGTTCCTGCAGGACTCCACCAACCGGCGTAGCGACGAATACGGTGGATCAATCGAAAATCGCGCCCGGCTCATGCTCGAAGCGGTCGATGCCGCCATCTCGGTCTGGGGACCGGAACGCGTCGGACTGCACATCTCGCCGAAGTGCGACACGCACGACATGGGCGACTCCGATCCGGAAGCGACATTCGGCTATATCGCTCAAGCCATGAAGGAACGCGGTATTGCATTCATCTTCGCCCGTGAGTCGCAGGAGGCACCGCAACTCAGCCCGAAGCTGAAGGAAATCTTCGGCGGCCCCTACATCGCCAACCAACAACTGGACCAAGCCACCGCGGAATCCATTCTGGAGAAAGGCGAAGCCGATGCCTGCGCCTGGGGCCAGCAGTTTATTGCCACCCCCGACCTGGTTCGACGGTTCGCCGAAGGCCTGCCTCTCAATGAGCCAAATCCGGACACATTCTACGCCAGCGGCGAGGAGGGCTACACCGACTATCCTTTCGCGTCTTAA
- a CDS encoding ArsR/SmtB family transcription factor — protein sequence MPTKEYEHPPLEEVALPDLMQALSDPCRIAILRALLERQELACNELPVEVAKATLSHHMAVLRDAGLIFTRVEGTKCLNTVRADEVEARFPGILKLVSQPAA from the coding sequence ATGCCGACTAAAGAATACGAACATCCCCCGCTCGAAGAGGTTGCCTTGCCCGACTTGATGCAGGCGCTTTCCGACCCCTGCCGGATCGCGATCCTGCGGGCCTTGTTGGAGCGGCAAGAGCTGGCCTGCAACGAGCTGCCGGTCGAGGTTGCCAAGGCGACGCTGTCACACCACATGGCGGTCTTGCGCGATGCCGGCTTGATTTTTACCCGGGTCGAAGGGACCAAGTGTTTGAATACGGTTCGTGCGGACGAGGTGGAAGCGCGGTTTCCGGGGATTCTTAAACTCGTCAGCCAACCTGCTGCTTAA
- a CDS encoding alpha/beta hydrolase produces the protein MSYVSTSANLDIKGFDPNATPIYKQVGDVELKLHIFNPVGHDASQQRPAIVFFFGGGWIGGSPSQFFPHCDYLASRGMVAISAEYRVESRNGTSPQECVMDGKSAMRWVRAHAGEWGIDPNKILAGGGSAGGHVAAATATVEGFNEAAEDASVSCKPAALVLFNPVYNNGPEGYGYDRVEDYWEDFSPAHNLSAETPPTIVFLGTKDAHVPVTMAEAYKSIMESFGGRCDLHLYEDQPHGFFNHTEERMPYYKATVLEMDKFLVSLGYLEGEPSL, from the coding sequence ATGTCTTACGTCTCTACATCCGCGAATCTCGACATCAAGGGCTTCGACCCGAATGCGACGCCGATCTACAAGCAGGTCGGCGATGTCGAGTTGAAGCTCCACATCTTTAATCCGGTGGGGCATGATGCTTCCCAACAGCGCCCGGCAATCGTCTTCTTCTTCGGAGGCGGATGGATCGGGGGTTCACCTTCCCAGTTTTTCCCGCACTGTGATTACCTGGCATCCCGGGGCATGGTGGCGATCTCGGCCGAATACCGGGTGGAAAGCCGCAACGGGACGAGTCCGCAGGAATGTGTGATGGATGGAAAGTCGGCCATGCGTTGGGTGCGGGCCCATGCCGGTGAATGGGGCATCGACCCGAATAAAATCCTGGCCGGTGGCGGATCGGCCGGTGGGCATGTTGCCGCGGCAACTGCCACCGTCGAAGGTTTCAACGAAGCCGCCGAGGATGCGTCTGTCAGCTGCAAACCGGCGGCTCTGGTGCTCTTCAATCCCGTATACAACAACGGACCGGAGGGATACGGGTACGACCGGGTCGAGGACTATTGGGAGGATTTCTCCCCCGCGCACAACCTGAGTGCCGAAACGCCGCCGACGATCGTTTTTCTCGGGACCAAGGATGCCCATGTGCCGGTAACCATGGCCGAAGCATACAAATCTATAATGGAATCCTTTGGTGGGCGCTGTGACCTTCATCTCTACGAAGATCAGCCGCACGGTTTCTTTAACCACACCGAGGAGCGGATGCCTTACTATAAGGCGACGGTTCTCGAAATGGACAAGTTTCTGGTCTCGCTTGGCTACCTGGAAGGCGAACCAAGTCTCTAG
- a CDS encoding AraC family transcriptional regulator, with the protein MSAFLQDGSTVLEDSLEALLELYDELNDVLFWIKDRELRIVALNRAFADRVKREPAQILGKTDADLYYPELARVFMEDDQAIMRTGRPIRRKVELLTTSYGGIEWRTTTKLPIRNRAGEVVGTSGLSRPLIGPVEALPDQFRAFAGIVEYARTHLRDGVTVVDLAHFAGMSVSTLGRRFREHLRLAPSEFLSQLRISHACQLLADSPLNVSEIGFECGFENAAAFSRAFRMQMRLSPSAYRRGEFPG; encoded by the coding sequence ATGAGTGCTTTCTTACAAGATGGCTCCACTGTGCTGGAGGATTCGCTTGAGGCACTGCTTGAGCTGTATGATGAACTCAACGATGTACTCTTCTGGATCAAGGACAGGGAACTGAGGATAGTCGCCTTGAACCGGGCCTTTGCGGATCGCGTGAAGCGCGAGCCGGCACAAATACTTGGAAAGACGGATGCAGACCTCTATTACCCCGAACTGGCCCGTGTCTTTATGGAAGACGATCAAGCGATCATGAGGACCGGTCGGCCGATCCGGCGCAAAGTGGAACTCCTCACGACCAGTTATGGGGGAATCGAATGGCGGACGACCACCAAGTTGCCCATTCGGAATCGGGCAGGGGAGGTGGTGGGCACTTCAGGCTTGTCCCGCCCGCTCATCGGCCCGGTCGAGGCGCTACCGGACCAGTTCCGCGCTTTCGCAGGAATCGTGGAATATGCCCGCACCCATCTTCGTGACGGTGTCACCGTTGTGGACCTGGCGCACTTCGCCGGGATGTCGGTTTCGACCCTGGGCCGCCGCTTTCGCGAGCATTTGCGGCTCGCCCCCTCCGAATTTCTTTCGCAGCTGAGAATCTCGCATGCCTGCCAGCTATTGGCGGATTCCCCTCTCAATGTCAGCGAGATCGGATTCGAGTGTGGTTTTGAAAACGCGGCGGCCTTTTCAAGGGCCTTCCGGATGCAAATGCGCCTCTCACCCTCGGCTTACCGGAGAGGAGAGTTCCCGGGCTGA
- a CDS encoding acetylxylan esterase has product MAIDHDFDFDPTYGYTLEELLQVGAPDEPEDYTLFWEGIHARALDIPLKLSCEEVESPNPDYKLFEIEYDSWGNVRAGGWLTVPVDGKLSNAVVVGHGYGGREAPDFGQPVESAACIYPCARGFHRSAHPDYPGEGHQHVMLGLEDRATYSHLGSVVDYWLAASAVLELYPQLSDRLFYSGGSFGGGIGALMLAWDKRFKKAYLNIPSFGNHPLRVQLPCVGSGQAIQEHYHAGNQDILKVLQYFDAATAAQHVTIPVFVAAATFDPAVPPPGQFAVYNALAGPKELFIRQAAHFDLAGNEHDDAAVHTRLRRWFRD; this is encoded by the coding sequence ATGGCAATTGATCACGATTTCGATTTCGATCCAACCTACGGCTACACCTTGGAGGAGTTGTTGCAAGTCGGCGCTCCTGACGAGCCGGAGGACTACACGCTCTTCTGGGAAGGCATTCATGCCCGGGCACTGGATATCCCACTCAAGCTGAGCTGCGAGGAAGTCGAAAGCCCGAATCCGGACTACAAGCTCTTTGAGATCGAGTACGACTCCTGGGGCAATGTCCGCGCCGGTGGTTGGCTAACCGTTCCGGTCGATGGAAAGCTCAGCAATGCGGTCGTCGTCGGCCATGGCTACGGTGGGCGGGAAGCTCCCGACTTCGGCCAACCGGTCGAATCCGCCGCCTGCATCTATCCCTGCGCACGCGGGTTCCACCGCTCGGCACACCCGGACTATCCGGGCGAGGGGCACCAGCACGTCATGCTCGGTCTTGAGGACCGAGCCACCTACTCCCATCTCGGTAGCGTGGTCGATTACTGGTTGGCCGCATCCGCCGTGCTGGAGCTCTATCCCCAGTTAAGCGATCGCCTCTTCTACAGCGGCGGCAGCTTTGGGGGCGGGATCGGCGCGCTCATGCTGGCCTGGGACAAGCGCTTCAAGAAAGCCTATCTCAACATCCCCAGCTTCGGCAACCACCCGCTACGCGTCCAGCTCCCCTGTGTCGGCAGCGGTCAAGCCATTCAGGAACACTACCACGCAGGCAATCAGGACATTCTCAAGGTGCTGCAATATTTCGATGCCGCAACCGCGGCACAACATGTCACGATTCCCGTTTTCGTCGCCGCCGCCACCTTCGACCCGGCCGTGCCGCCCCCCGGACAATTTGCCGTCTACAACGCACTGGCCGGCCCCAAGGAGCTCTTCATCCGCCAAGCCGCCCACTTCGATCTCGCCGGCAACGAGCACGACGACGCAGCCGTCCATACCCGGCTCCGGCGTTGGTTCCGGGATTGA